Proteins from one Fragaria vesca subsp. vesca linkage group LG6, FraVesHawaii_1.0, whole genome shotgun sequence genomic window:
- the LOC101314018 gene encoding uncharacterized protein LOC101314018 codes for MSEFSLQYVPQKAIKGQAIADFLAHHPPSELKAFRELEFAAVALAPWTLYFDGSRTDTATGAGIAIANPAGDRFSYSFQLDFKCTNNQAEYEALIIGLEILLNLGVREVQIFGDSLLVINQLVEKFKCLSSSIEPYLRKAFEVLDRFDDVYIEHIPREFNFAANELVQVASGLNLRDGVGERLLKVERRTLPSFIARGQFQAATPEVAALDPIDEDWRLPFIAYLQNPNDAAHSRQIYCLALNFVLRNGELRRRGEDGTDFRCVYGNEAKRVMREVHCGVCGSHQAGQKMRWLIRRNGYYWPTILKDCIAFAKGCQDCQAHGPVQHIPNIPLQPIIKPWPGRGWAIDFVGIIHPHSSEQHKFIIVATDFFTKWVEAEPLKVASANSSNGQAEASNKVILGILRKMLELNLRVWHEELYHTLWAYRTSKRGPTDTTPYALMYGHDAVLPLEINIASLRVQEQHQLLGEDYVQAMWQELEDLDEHRVAAFNNLILEKQRIARSYDKVTHGRNYAEGQKVWRAVLPLGDKTDGRGKWSARWEDPFIIHRILPKGAYHLRDLDGTIHRNPINGRFLKRHIAGVWEREDPPPPPGPVANVNSVTRHRVLAPPPNTRGQSGVED; via the exons ATGTCCGAATTCTCGTTGCAATATGTTCCGCAAAAGGCAATAAAAGGACAGGCAATAGCAGATTTTCTCGCTCATCACCCACCCTCAGAGCTCAAGGCGTTTCGCGAGTTGGAATTCGCTGCTGTGGCACTCGCTCCATGGACCCTGTACTTTGATGGTTCACGGACTGATACTGCAACCGGAGCTGGGATAGCCATAGCCAATCCCGCTGGAGATCGCTTCTCCTACTCGTTCCAGCTCGATTTCAAATGTACCAACAACCAGGCTGAGTACGAGGCGCTGATCATCGGACTAGAGATTTTGTTGAATTTAGGAGTCCGCGAGGTTCAGATCTTTGGCGATTCTTTGTTAGTCATTAACCAGCTGGTGGAAAAGTTCAAGTGCTTAAGCTCGTCAATTGAACCATACCTGCGCAAGGCATTTGAGGTGTTGGATCGATTCGACGACGTCTACATCGAACACATACCGCGTGAGTTCAACTTCGCCGCCAACGAGCTCGTCCAGGTAGCATCCGGCCTCAACCTGCGCGACGGCGTGGGCGAGCGTTTGCTCAAGGTCGAGCGCCGTACTCTTCCCTCTTTCATCGCTAGGGGGCAGTTTCAGGCCGCCACCCCCGAAGTTGCAGCCTTGGACCCTATCGACGAGGATTGGCGGCTACCATTTATCGCCTACCTCCAGAACCCCAACGACGCCGCTCACTCCAGGCAGATATATTGCCTCGCCTTAAACTTTGTTTTACGCAATGGCGAACTCCGGCGGCGTGGGGAAGACGGAACCGACTTCCGTTGCGTGTATGGGAATGAAGCTAAACGTGTCATGCGCGAAGTACATTGTGGAGTTTGCGGTTCGCACCAGGCCGGGCAAAAAATGCGTTGGTTAATCCGTCGCAATGGGTACTACTGGCCAACCATTCTGAAAGACTGTATTGCCTTCGCCAAAGGTTGTCAAGACTGCCAGGCTCACGGACCAGTGCAACATATTCCCAACATCCCATTGCAGCCTATCATTAAACCTTGGCCGGGTCGCGGTTGGGCGATAGATTTCGTTGGCATCATTCATCCCCATTCTTCTGAGCAGCATAAGTTCATTATCGTCGCCACCGATTTCTTTACCAAATGGGTCGAGGCCGAACCACTCAAGGTTGCCTCCGCCAACTCG TCCAACGGCCAAGCGGAGGCTAGTAATAAGGTTATCCTCGGTATCCTCCGCAAGATGTTGGAGTTGAACCTGCGTGTCTGGCATGAGGAACTCTACCACACCTTGTGGGCTTACCGCACTTCAAAGCGCGGCCCGACGGATACTACCCCGTACGCTCTCATGTACGGTCATGATGCCGTCCTTCCCCTCGAGATCAATATAGCTTCACTCCGCGTTCAGGAACAGCATCAACTACTTGGCGAGGATTACGTCCAAGCTATGTGGCAGGAGCTTGAAGATCTCGACGAGCACCGCGTCGCCGCTTTCAACAATCTCATCCTCGAGAAACAACGCATCGCGCGTTCGTATGATAAAGTCACGCACGGACGAAACTATGCTGAGGGCCAAAAGGTGTGGCGCGCGGTACTCCCACTTGGGGACAAAACCGACGGTCGGGGCAAGTGGTCCGCTCGATGGGAAGACCCCTTTATTATTCATCGTATACTCCCCAAGGGAGCATACCACCTGCGCGACTTGGACGGCACCATCCATCGCAATCCTATTAATGGCCGTTTCCTCAAGCGCCACATTGCTGGAGTTTGGGAACGCGAGGATCCTCCACCTCCCCCAGGCCCCGTCGCTAATGTCAATAGTGTTACGCGCCATCGCGTTCTCGCTCCGCCGCCTAACACTAGGGGGCAATCCGGGGTAGAAGACTGA